The Aquificaceae bacterium region TATAAGCCTGTTTTTGCAAAGAGCCCTTGCGGTCCTCAAGACCTTTTCCAAAGCATCAGGCGTATGAGCGTAGTCTATTATAACCACAAAGCCCTTTCCCTTATAGGTTTCAAACCTACCAGGGACTTGCACCTGCCTTATGCCTTCTTGTATAGCTTGGCTTTCAAGCCCCCACAGAAAGCCCACAAGTATACCAAGAGAGAGGTTATACGCCTGAAAGTTCCCTCGCAGGTTGGAGAAAAAGTCATACACCTTTCCTTCGTATGCCACTCTTAGCCTTGAGCCCTCAAAGTCTGTCTGAAAGTCAAGAATTTTAAGGTCTCCTTCCCTTCCGTAGGTTCTTGGGTTTTTTGCAATAACCTTCAGCCTTTTGCCATATGGGTCATCCTCATTTATCACCGCATAGGTATATGCATACTCCTCAAAGAGCCTTGCCTTTGCAAGGAAGTAGTTTTCCATAGTGCCATGATAGTCAAGATGGTCTTGGCTAAGGTTGGTAAAGCCTACCATATAAAAGTCCGTGCCCCATATCCTCTTTTGGTCAAGTGCATGAGAGGAAACCTCGCAAACCACCGCACTTGCACCCTCTTCCCACATGGCTTTTAGTGTGGAGTGCCACTTTATAGGGTCTGGAGTGGTCCTCCCCTCGTATTCGTATATCTTCTCTCCAAGCCTGTAGTAAATCGTCCCCATAAGACCAGTTTTTATGCCCGCCTTGTTGAGGATAGACTCTACTATGTGCGTTGTGGTAGTCTTGCCATTTGTCCCCGTTATGCCCACTATCTTAAGCCTTTTTGAAACCTCACCATAAAAAAGACTTGC contains the following coding sequences:
- a CDS encoding UDP-N-acetylmuramoyl-L-alanyl-D-glutamate--2,6-diaminopimelate ligase, producing the protein MNLKEILSYAKGISSNSKEVREGYVFVAIKGTQVDGHDFVEEALQRGALYVLVEREVGIKDPRIIKVEDTRKALGELASLFYGEVSKRLKIVGITGTNGKTTTTHIVESILNKAGIKTGLMGTIYYRLGEKIYEYEGRTTPDPIKWHSTLKAMWEEGASAVVCEVSSHALDQKRIWGTDFYMVGFTNLSQDHLDYHGTMENYFLAKARLFEEYAYTYAVINEDDPYGKRLKVIAKNPRTYGREGDLKILDFQTDFEGSRLRVAYEGKVYDFFSNLRGNFQAYNLSLGILVGFLWGLESQAIQEGIRQVQVPGRFETYKGKGFVVIIDYAHTPDALEKVLRTARALCKNRLIVVFGAGGNRDRTKRPLMGKTAEAIADLIVLTSDNPRFEEPMAIIEDILSGIENKGKVLVEQDRRKAIELAISMAQEGDVILIAGKGHEDYQEIKGVKYPFKDSEVVKEVLGV